In a single window of the Fusarium falciforme chromosome 3, complete sequence genome:
- a CDS encoding Glucosamine-6-phosphate isomerase, with product MRLIIRDDENAACAYVANYVAERINAFQPTPEHPFVLGLPTGSSPVGVYDMLVRKYKAGEVSFENVVTFNMDEYVGLPRDDPHSYHTFMWEHFFSHVNIHPSNVHILDGNASNPEAECDAYEDAIKAAGGIDLFLAGIGEDGHIAFNEPGSSLASRTRVKTLAYDTILSNSRFFDNDLSRVPRMALTVGVQTVLEAREVVVIILGARKALALQKCIEQGVNHMWSLSCLQLHPHPMIVVDEDATLELQVKTVKYFKSIEKVAREQGFEQILPSKVRTGNVAIPATKIEKVQTPTVIAPEPIASHLLRATPTADSARRSPSPDLVPDRMASRIPEPSLNGRLTPKPGMQSKTNGIAV from the exons ATGCGGCTCATCATCCGCGACGACGAGAATGCGGCATGCGCCTATGTCGCCAATTATGTCGCCGAGCGCATCAACGCGTTCCAACCTACGCCAGAGCATCCCTTCGTTCTAGGTCTTCCTACTGGATCTAGCCCTGTTGGTGTGTACGATATGCTCGTTCGCAAGTACAAGGCTGGCGAG GTCTCGTTCGAAAATGTCGTCACCTTCAACATGGACGAATACGTGGGACTGCCTCGAGACGACCCCCATTCCTATCACACCTTTATGTGGGAGCATTTCTTTTCCCACGTAAACATTCATCCTTCCAACGTCCACATTCTTGATGGCAATGCGTCCAACCCAGAAGCCGAGTGCGACGCATACGAGgacgccatcaaggctgctggcGGCATCGATCTTTTCCTTGCTGGCATTGGCGAAGACGGACATATTGCTTTCAACGAGCCAGGATCCAGTCTCGCCAGCCGCACCCGGGTCAAGACCTTGGCGTATGACACTATCCTGTCCAACTCTCGCTTCTTTGACAACGATCTGAGCAGAGTGCCGAGAATGGCCTTGACTGTTGGCGTCCAGACTGTCCTTGAGGCGAGGGAGGTTGTTGTCATCATTCTCGGTGCCCGAAAGGCGCTCGCATTGCAAAAGTGTATCGAGCAGGGCGTCAACCACATGTGGTCGCTATCCTGCTTGCAACTTCACCCGCATCCAATGATTGTTGTCGACGAGGATGCGACGCTAGAGCTCCAGGtcaagacggtcaag TACTTCAAGAGTATCGAGAAAGTCGCTCGCGAGCAGGGATTCGAGCAGATTCTCCCCTCCAAAGTCCGCACCGGCAACGTCGCCATCCCCGCAACCAAGATTGAAAAAGTTCAGACCCCGACAGTCATTGCCCCTGAACCCATTGCTTCTCACCTCCTGCGGGCGACGCCCACGGCCGACTCCGCCAGGCGATCTCCTTCTCCAGACCTTGTCCCTGACCGAATGGCATCGCGTATCCCCGAGCCAAGCCTGAACGGCCGGCTTACTCCAAAGCCCGGGATGCAGAGTAAGACAAACGGCATCGCGGTTTAA
- a CDS encoding NDT80 domain-containing protein has product MSTFNSMPGLPTGASASESMAMNLSSGQSQNMGMDVFDQDLTFDESLLDGTALPNLPFGSSYDLDAFSTTFEDPFSYSSRHFEPAPHQDVLHEESSPQEPDNKLLGFSAPASSATIINENNQFVEASMTAELYGMFFVAEDVFGGESTGRPLELTCYRRNLWQCSGQITLPRIITNVMNEQGQHVQIFELMASITAVESIEGKSTEIISIPWKNANPQGGEDSKAVSAPPNITLDLSTGQELDAHRVSLPVSWKRLQFKHATANNGRRKGLQQHYVVKISLLGKTQTGEFIKIAEIQSGPVIVRGRSPRNFDSRKDVPLTGDKRFDRRSTSTSNADQPTLKLERENSQAFPQRFPSAGSVQQTNDWTTPQPLSHPLPSPQPQASPHPAKRVALSPTMARPPIPAWSNDSNSSAKAQTTHNTRSSASRQNTSLPINLSLSEDERSPNRSSAELHSPNSGKNHSTTGVNREASPAEEADPLYEYFPLTVDDWMPPVDAVYRPHVVHHTIMPPEMKAQQLRSKAKRYFAPE; this is encoded by the exons ATGTCCACCTTCAACTCAATGCCGGGGCTGCCAACAGGCGCCTCCGCCAGCGAATCCATGGCCATGAATCTCAGCTCCGGACAGTCCCAGAATATGGGAATGGACGTCTTTGACCAAGACCTAACCTTTGACGAATCACTACT CGACGGAACCGCGTTGCCGAACCTCCCCTTTGGCAGTTCGTACGACCTGGATGCCTTCTCAACAACCTTTGAAGATCCATTCTCCTACTCGTCGCGACATTTCGAGCCTGCGCCCCACCAAGATGTCCTGCACGAGGAATCCTCCCCCCAGGAGCCTGACAATAAgctcttgggcttctctgCCCCGGCCTCGAGCGCCACCATTATCAATGAGAATAACCAGTTTGTCGAGGCAAGCATGACTGCCGAGTTATACGGCATGTTCTTTGTCGCCGAGGACGTCTTTGGCGGCGAGTCGACGGGACGGCCCCTCGAGTTGACGTGTTATCGACGCAATCTGTGGCAGTGCTCGGGGCAGATCACTCTTCCCCGGATAATCACCAATGTTATGAATGAGCAGGGGCAACACGTTCAAATATTCGAGCTTATGGCGTCCATTACCGCTGTCGAATCCATCGAGGGAAAATCTACCGAGATTATATCCATCCCCTGGAAGAATGCAAACCCACAAGGAGGGGAAGACTCAAAAGCTGTTTCCGCTCCACCCAATATCACTCTTGATCTTTCAACAGGTCAGGAACTAGACGCGCATCGAGTGTCTCTGCCCGTCTCCTGGAAACGACTCCAATTCAAGCACGCCACCGCCAACAACGGTCGAAGAAAGGGCCTGCAGCAACATTACGTTGTCAAGATCAGCCTCCTAGGCAAGACGCAGACAGGAGAGTTTATCAAAATCGCCGAGATCCAGTCCGGCCCAGTCATTGTGCGAGGCCGGAGCCCGAGGAACTTTGATAGCAGAAAGGACGTTCCCCTAACGGGCGACAAGCGATTCGATAGGAGGAGTACATCGACCTCGAATGCTGATCAACCAACACTGAAGTTGGAGCGAGAGAATTCTCAAGCTTTCCCGCAAAGATTCCCTTCCGCTGGTAGTGTCCAG CAAACTAACGACTGGACAACACCCCAGCCCCTATCTCACCCACTACCCAGCCCTCAGCCGCAAGCAAGCCCTCATCCCGCCAAGAGAGTGGCTCTATCACCAACAATGGCGAGGCCACCAATTCCAGCTTGGTCAAATGACTCCAATAGCTCTGCTAAAGCACAGACTACCCACAACACCAGAAGCTCGGCATCACGGCAAAACACTTCTCTCCCGATTAACCTATCCTTATCAGAGGATGAGAGAAGTCCCAATCGCTCCAGTGCTGAGTTGCATAGCCCCAACTCGGGCAAGAACCATTCCACGACAGGTGTAAACCGGGAAGCCAGCCCTGCAGAAGAGGCCGACCCCTTGTACGAGTACTTCCCGCTAACGGTGGACGATTG GATGCCACCGGTCGACGCCGTCTACAGACCGCACGTGGTCCATCACACCATCATGCCACCCGAGATGAAGGCGCAGCAGCTGAGGAGCAAGGCGAAGCGGTATTTTGCCCCCGAGTAA
- a CDS encoding N-acetylglucosamine-6-phosphate deacetylase: protein MPAAISPTLPPTGITKFTNCRLLKRGDLVWEDLWVSSATGKIVDSQASFYGELHLPDSTIDLGGRIIAPGLIECQLNGAFGFNFSTLLDDMSEYGKNMEEVNRLLVKTGVTSYIPTITSQRPEMYQKALPYLGPSGERRIAYHGAESLGAHCEGPFLSPTKNGVHNVDVLLQAQSIEDLERCYGRENMTPRQDGTKLPIKMITAAPERGQMMSLIPEITSRGIIYSVGHTEATYEEASQAVSNGARMITHLFNAMRPLHHRNPGVFGVLGKAESLPRPFFGIISDGIHLHPTTIKIAYNAHPDGFILVTDAMHLVGLPDGAYPWTNGEGTCNIIKKGSKLLLENSDTIAGSSITLLECVNNFMQWTGAGIPQALGAVTSTPAAMLGLQGVKGTLDSGADADLVILSENAVSQGEVGGAYHRLVLDEVWKFGERVSRAEKGGNFM from the exons ATGCCTGCCGCCATCTCCCCAACGCTGCCACCCACTGGCATCACCAAGTTTACTAACTGTCGTCTCCTAAAGCGAGGCGATCTTGTCTGGGAGGACCTGTGGGTCAGCTCGGCCACCGGCAAGATCGTTGACAGCCAGGCTTCCTTCTACGGCGAACTCCATCTCCCTGATTCGACCATCGACCTTGGTGGGCGCATCATCGCCCCTGGTCTGATCGAGTGCCAGCTGAATGGAGCTTTTGGCTTCAACTTTTCGACCCTGCTGGACGACATGTCCGAATATGGCAAAAACATGGAGGAGGTCAATCGCCTACTGGTCAAGACAGGGGTGACATCGTACATCCCGACAATCACGAGCCAGCGCCCCGAAATGTACCAAAAG GCACTCCCGTATCTGGGCCCGTCTGGGGAACGGCGCATCGCCTATCATGGGGCCGAGTCGCTCGGCGCTCACTGCGAGGGTCCGTTCCTGAGCCCCACCAAGAACGGCGTCCACAATGTCGACGTCCTCTTACAGGCGCAGTCTATTGAGGACCTCGAGCGATGCTATGGTCGCGAGAACATGACTCCTCGTCAAGATGGAACCAAGTTGCCCATCAAGATGATCACTGCCGCCCCCGAGCGAGGACAGATGATGAGCCTCATCCCCGAGATCACGTCGAGGGGCATCATCTATTCTGTTGGCCACACCGAGGCCACATATGAGGAAGCATCCCAAGCAGTTAGCAATGGTGCCAGAATGATTACTCACCTCTTCAACGCTATGCGCCCTCTGCATCACAGAAACCCGGGCGTCTTTGGTGTTCTGGGCAAGGCCGAGAGCTTGCCAAGACCCTTCTTCGGCATCATTTCTGATGGCATCCACTTACACCCCACGACCATCAAAATCGCCTACAACGCGCACCCTGAcggcttcatcctcgtcacgGACGCTATGCATCTTGTCGGTCTCCCAGATGGAGCTTACCCATGGACCAATGGGGAAGGTACATgcaatattattaagaagggATCCAAGTTGCTGCTCGAGAACTCGGACACGATTGCCGGAAG TTCGATTACGCTGCTCGAGTGCGTCAACAACTTCATGCAATGGACGGGAGCAGGCATTCCGCAGGCTCTTGGGGCAGTCACCTCGACGCCTGCTGCCATGCTCGGATTGCAAGGAGTCAAGGGCACACTGGACTCTGGTGCCGACGCCGACCTCGTGATTCTATCCGAGAACGCTGTGAGTCAGGGCGAGGTTGGAGGAGCCTACCATCGCCTTGTTCTAGACGAGGTGTGGAAGTTTGGCGAGAGAGTCTCTCGGGCTGAAAAGGGCGGAAACTTCATGTGA
- a CDS encoding Glyco-hydro-3 domain-containing protein — protein sequence MAPPGSASSSSSSEDYSHASHRYLKHTTTGTLRGDRSNRHQRRSKYHVTRHHRHRRPQTMAHSTDDADLDPIWQDLDRAIGQILIMGWDGTEVTPQIRSLIEDHHLGSIILTAKNLKSAQQTAELVQELQTIAKNAGHPQPLLIALDQENGGVNSLFDEDYVCQFPSAMGVAATGRADLAYEVTKATATEISACGVNLMLGPVLDVLNNARYQPLGVRATGDDPQEVSQYGLAALRGIRDAGIASCGKHFPSYGNLDFLGSNLDVPIITQTLEELSISALVPFRNAIGSGKLDAMFIGGCGISNPSMSVSHACLSDQVVDDLLRDELGFNGVAISECLEMEALSHELGVQNGVVMAVEAGCDLVLLCRAYDVQLEAIKGLKLGYENGIITKERIFTSLRRVLQLKSTCTSWNKALNPPGISLLSQLHPSHLALSLRAYDDSITVIRDKEKLLPLSASMHPGEELLLLTPLVKPLPASSLTKKLLSAKGNQSQAWGAHDMWAHNDRDRSAIMSGEGVFREFGKSLARARNEKLLHTSYTANGVRPVHENLIHRASCIIIVTADANRNLYQAGFTKHVDMMCAMLRSRGQKKQLIVVAVSSPYDFAMDKSIGTYLCTFDFTENALHALARALVGDITPLGTLPGTLRKSKKVLKSRQHWLVEEYHPDRDASGLEDLLRAIHRASAPDLQFLRTTTAATFQLKNPNIAEAHMVVRNSSTGALYGFAATYFLHGVGILAAIFVDPSKRDVSIGRSLHRRALRSLMQRRGIKKVQLGSAFPGVFLGIPVDIEVNTVKEWFSNSGWDVQFPRRVTNMIIQDLPNWSAPEGLLQSIQRANISFDLIHGLDNGDGVLSHVRTHANAEILELYRYALSDTKSCGIVRAKDATGSLLGTIIISKQHGSLATHVPALLSHTEDISGILAPIVPAMPQSNLVLQGLALMGVRQSKGHKAAKVVLGWVVDDGTEPLAAMGFETLQAFEEITNSPENFSNLG from the exons atggcccctCCCGGGtcagcatcctcctcatcctcgagcgAAGACTACAGCCATGCATCGCATCGTTACCTCAAGCACACGACGACGGGGACGTTGAGGGGCGATCGCAGCAACCGGCATCAGAGAAGAAGCAAGTATCATGTGACGAggcatcatcgtcaccgCCGCCCACAGACCATGGCCCACAGCACCGACGACGCCGACCTGGATCCAATATGGCAGGATCTCGACCG TGCCATTGGGCAGATCCTGATTATGGGTTGGGATGGCACTGAAGTCACCCCCCAGATCAGAAGCCTTATCGAAGATCACCATCTCGGCTCTATTATCCTCACTGCCAAGAATCTAAAGT CTGCCCAACAAACTGCTGAACTTGTTCAAGAACTACAGACTATTGCCAAGAATGCGGGTCATCCACAACCGCTGTTGATTGCTCTTGACCAAGAGAATGGAGGCGTCAACAGTCTGTTTGACGAGGACTATGTCTGTCAATTTCCAAGTGCAATGGGAGTTGCGGCCACAGGTCGAGCAGACCTTGCCTACGAAGTCACCAAGGCCACAGCAACTGAGATCTCTGCTTGTGGTGTAAACCTCATGCTAGGTCCAGTGCTTGATGTCTTGAACAACGCTCGCTACCAGCCTCTGGGTGTTCGCGCAACGGGAGACGACCCGCAGGAAGTGTCTCAGTATGGTCTTGCAGCCCTGAGAGGAATCCGTGACGCAGGGATAGCTTCCTGCGGGAAACACTTCCCTTCGTATGGAAACCTGGACTTTCTTGGTTCAAATCTAGACGTTCCCATCATTACCCAAACACTGGAAGAACTAAGCATAAGCGCTCTGGTTCCCTTTCGAAACGCCATTGGGTCCGGCAAGTTGGATGCCATGTTCATCGGAGGCTGTGGTATCTCCAACCCATCAATGAGCGTGAGCCATGCTTGTCTATCCGACCAAGTGGTGGATGACCTGCTCCGCGATGAGCTCGGTTTCAACGGTGTTGCCATCTCAGAatgcttggagatggaggcccTCAGTCATGAACTTGGTGTACAGAACGGTGTTGTCATGGCAGTGGAGGCGGGCTGTGATCTGGTCCTCCTCTGCCGTGCCTACGATGTTCAGCTCGAAGCTATCAAGGGATTGAAGCTGGGCTACGAGAACGGCATCATCACTAAGGAGAGAATCTTTACTTCGCTGAGGAGAGTGCTTCAGCTAAAGTCGACTTGCACATCTTGGAACAAGGCACTGAATCCTCCAGGCATTTCCCTCCTCTCTCAACTTCACCCATCCCACCTTGCCCTATCACTCCGCGCCTATGATGACTCCATCACTGTCATTCGGGATAAGGAGAAGCTACTCCCGCTTTCTGCCTCAATGCACCCGGGAGAAGAATTACTTCTACTTACGCCCTTGGTCAAACCACTTCCCGCATCCTCTCTTACCAAAAAACTCCTCAGTGCCAAGGGTAACCAAAGCCAAGCGTGGGGTGCTCACGACATGTGGGCACATAATGACCGAGACCGCAGTGCCATCATGAGCGGAGAGGGCGTGTTTCGAGAGTTTGGTAAATCTCTTGCGCGAGCCCGCAACGAGAAGTTGCTCCATACTAGCTATACAGCGAATGGAGTTCGTCCAG TGCATGAAAACCTGATCCATAGGGCATCTTGTATCATTATTGTCACGGCTGATGCCAACCGAAACCTCTACCAAGCTGGCTTTACCAAGCACGTCGACATGATGTGCGCGATGCTTCGGAGCAGAGGCCAGAAGAAGCAGTTGATCGTGGTTGCAGTCAGTTCACCATACGACTTTGCCATGGACAAGTCGATTGGCACCTACCTGTGCACCTTTGACTTTACGGAGAATGCTCTGCACGCTCTTGCTAGGGCACTTGTGGGAGATATTACACCTCTTGGGACTTTACCGGGCACCCTgaggaagagcaagaaggtcCTCAAATCAAGACAACACTGGCTCGTTGAGGAGTACCACCCAGACCGCGATGCCTCTGGGCTAGAAGACCTTTTACGGGCTATCCACCGAGCAAGTGCTCCAGATCTACAATTTCTCCGGACGACAACTGCTGCCACCTTTCAACTAAAGAACCCCAATATTGCCGAGGCTCACATGGTTGTGAGAAACAGCAGCACGGGGGCTCTGTACGGCTTCGCTGCTACATACTTTTTGCACGGAGTTGGTATCTTGGCAGCGATCTTTGTTGATCCTTCTAAACGAGATGTATCCATCGGTAGATCCCTCCATCGACGGGCGCTCAGGAGTCTCATGCAGCGACGTGGGATCAAAAAGGTCCAACTTGGGTCTGCTTTTCCTGGCGTCTTCCTGGGAATCCCCGTCGACATCGAGGTGAATACTGTCAAGGAGTGGTTCTCAAACAGCGGCTGGGATGTGCAATTTCCCCGCAGGGTCACCAACATGATTATCCAAGACCTCCCGAATTGGTCTGCCCCAGAAGGTCTACTACAAAGCATTCAAAGAGCCAACATCAGCTTTGACCTGATTCACGGCCTGGATAACGGGGACGGCGTCCTCAGCCACGTGCGTACACACGCCAATGCTGAGATCCTTGAGCTGTATCGATACGCTCTGTCAGACACTAAGTCATGTGGAATTGTGCGTGCAAAGGACGCGACGGGCAGTTTACTCGGCACTATTATTATCTCGAAGCAACATGGCTCTCTGGCAACACACGTGCCAGCTCTGTTGTCTCATACTGAGGACATTAGTGGCATCCTTGCACCAATTGTCCCGGCAATGCCACAGTCAAACCTCGTTTTGCAAGGCCTAGCACTCATGGGTGTTCGCCAGAGCAAGGGCCACAAGGCAGCCAAGGTTGTTTTGGGCTGG GTTGTGGATGATGGCACTGAACCACTGGCTGCCATGGGATTCGAGACGCTTCAGGCTTTTGAAGAAATCACAAACTCTCCAGAGAAT TTTTCGAATCTTGGATGA
- a CDS encoding Glycoside hydrolase family 3, whose translation MKLSSYLCAAVLATAGQAAKDTPLYKDPKASVDDRVADLLKRMTVKDKMAQLIQGDMSNYLNLTDGRVNKTGLAWNMENRANSLWTGLYAKMETVKKAAKLAQDYMLKETELGIPTFVQSEGLHGVLILNGTIFNSPIGIGCSFNPELVEKMAGVIATESRALGINQLFSPQADLARELRFGRVEECFSEDSYLAGEMSYRYVKGLQAGGVSAMVKHFAAFATPEQGINTAPVHGGERELRSLYLPPLKRAIIDGGATSIMSSYNSYDGVPTVSDSYLLTDILRDEWGYEYYVISDAGGTARLANAFYICPIEDNECITLEALPAGNDVEMGGGYWSYESIPDLVKSGKLDEAILDKAVSRVLRSKFTMGLFEKPFTGVSDDKIWDYINTKKHKKLARDLDAESIVLLENHDNVLPLKKDANVAVIGPMAHGYVNYGDYVIHTAPSRGITPLDGIKAVSKGKVTYAKGCERWSNDDSGFDEAVAAAEKADVAVVVVGTWSRDQNELWAGLNATTGEHIDVSNLDLVGAMPRLVKAIIETGKPTVVVYSSGKPITEPWISEEAAALVQQFYQSEQGGYALADILYGEVNPSGKLSVSFPYDVGTLPIYYDHLNSARTWPNPGKVYENGTIVFGSNYVLENPTALYEFGYGLSYSKFEFSNIAVSKENVTASDTVTVSVDVANKSKRDGAEVVQLYVKDMLASVDVPRFRLKGFKKVTVKAGKTTTVKIDLKVADWGLWDRKMKYVVEPGDFTVYVGNSSENFKGNVTVTVA comes from the exons ATGAAGCTCTCATCATATCTCTGCGCGGCGGTCCTGGCCACGGCTGGTCAGGCCGCCAAGGACACGCCGCTGTACAAGGACCCCAAGGCCTCTGTGGATGATCGTGTTGCCGATCTCCTCAAGCGCATGacggtcaaggacaagatggcCCAGCTCATCCAGGGCGACATGTCCAACTACCTCAACCTCACCGATGGCAGGGTGAACAAGACAGGCCTGGCCTGGAACATGGAAAACCGTGCCAACTCTCTCTGGACTGGTCTGTATGCCAAGATGGAGACAGTGAAGAAGGCTGCAAAGCTGGCACAGGACTATATGCTCAAGGAGACTGAGCTCG GTATCCCTACCTTTGTCCAGAGCGAGGGTCTCCATGGCGTCTTGATTCTCAATGGCACCATCTTCAACTCTCCCATTGGCATAGGATGCTCCTTTAACCCTGAGCTCGTTGAGAAGATGGCAGGCGTGATTGCTACTGAGAGCCGAGCTCTTGGCATTAACCAGCTGTTTTCCCCTCAAGCTGATCTCGCCCGAGAGTTGCGATTCGGCCGAGTGGAGGAGTGCTTCTCCGAGGACTCGTACCT CGCAGGAGAAATGTCATATCGGTACGTCAAGGGTCTTCAGGCTGGAGGCGTGTCGGCCATGGTCAAGCACTTT GCTGCTTTTGCTACCCCAGAGCAGGGTATCAACACCGCTCCAGTCCACGGTGGTGAGCGCGAGCTGCGGTCTCTCTACCTCCCACCTTTGAAGCGGGCCATCATTGATGGAGGTGCTACCTCTATCATGTCTTCCTACAACTCCTACGATGGAGTCCCAACTGTCTCCGACTCTTACCTTCTCACTGATATCCTTCGTGATGAATGGGGTTATGAGTACTATGTCATCTCTGACGCTGGTGGCACTGCCCGTCTCGCCAACGCCTTCTACATCTGCCCTATTGAGGACAACGAGTGCATTACTCTCGAG GCCCTCCCCGCTGGTAACGATGTCGAGATGGGCGGTGGCTACTGGAGCTACGAGTCCATCCCCGACCTTGTCAAGTCTGGCAAGCTCGATGAGGCAATCCTCGACAAGGCCGTGTCCCGCGTGCTCCGCTCCAAGTTCACCATGGGTCTTTTCGAGAAGCCATTCACTGGCGTCTCTGACGACAAGATCTGGGActacatcaacaccaagaagcacaagaagcTCGCCCGCGACCTTGATGCTGAGAGTATCGTGCTCCTCGAGAACCACGACAACGTGCTGCCCTTGAAGAAGGACGCCAACGTGGCTGTTATTGGTCCCATGGCCCATGGCTATGTCAAC TACGGAGACTATGTCATCCACACTGCTCCATCTCGTGGCATCACACCCCTCGACGGCATCAAGGCCGTtagcaagggcaaggtcacCTACGCTAAGGGCTGTGAGCGCTGGTCCAACGACGACTCTGGCTTCGATGAGGCTGTCGCCGCCGCTGAAAAGGCCGACGTCGCAGTCGTCGTTGTCGGAACCTGGTCCCGCGACCAGAACGAGCTCTGGGCTGGCCTCAACGCCACCACCGGCGAGCACATTGACGTTAGcaacctcgacctcgtcgGTGCCATGCCCAGACttgtcaaggccatcatcgaGACCGGCAAGCCCACCGTTGTCGTCTACAGCTCTGGCAAGCCCATCACCGAGCCCTGGATCTCCGAGGAGGCCGCCGCTCTCGTCCAGCAGTTCTACCAGTCCGAGCAGGGCGGATACGCTCTTGCCGATATCCTCTACGGCGAGGTGAACCCCTCTGGAAAGCTCTCCGTCAGCTTCCCCTACGACGTCGGAACTCTGCCCATCTACTACGACCACCTCAACTCTGCTCGCACCTGGCCCAACCCCGGCAAGGTGTACGAGAACGGCACCATCGTCTTTGGCAGCAACTACGTCCTTGAGAACCCCACCGCCCTTTACGAGTTTGGCTACGGTCTCTCCTACAGCAAGTTCGAGTTCTCCAACATTGCCGTGTCCAAGGAGAACGTCACCGCTTCCGACACTGTCACCGTCTCTGTCGACGTTGCCAACAAGTCGAAGCGAGACGGCGCCGAGGTTGTGCAGCTGTACGTCAAGGATATGCTCGCTTCGGTCGACGTGCCCCGATTCCGGCTCAAGGGCTTCAAGAAGGTCACCGTCAAGGCCGGCAAGACCACCACTGTCAAGATCGACCTCAAGGTTGCTGACTGGGGTCTGTGGGACCGCAAGATGAAGTACGTCGTCGAGCCTGGTGACTTTACCGTCTATGTCGGCAACTCGAGCGAGAACTTCAAGGGCAATGTGACAGTCACTGTTGCGTAA